A single Paraburkholderia sp. FT54 DNA region contains:
- the plsY gene encoding glycerol-3-phosphate 1-O-acyltransferase PlsY: MQNLIVAVVAYLIGSVSFAVIVSAAMGLDDPRSYGSGNPGATNVLRSGSKKAAILTLIGDAFKGWLPVWFVVHYGARYGLDETSVALASVAVFLGHLYPVFFRFKGGKGVATAAGVLLAINPILGVATLLTWLIVAFFTRYSSLAALAAAVFAPIFDGFLFGPHVIALAIVVMSSLLVWRHRGNIAKLMRGQESRIGDKKKADAAARAAGGNDV; encoded by the coding sequence ATGCAAAACCTGATCGTTGCTGTCGTTGCCTACCTGATCGGTTCGGTGTCGTTCGCCGTGATCGTGAGCGCCGCGATGGGCCTCGACGACCCGCGCTCGTACGGTTCGGGCAACCCGGGCGCCACCAACGTGCTGCGCAGCGGCAGCAAGAAGGCCGCGATTCTCACGCTGATCGGCGACGCATTCAAGGGCTGGCTGCCGGTGTGGTTCGTGGTGCACTACGGCGCGCGCTATGGGCTCGACGAGACGTCGGTGGCGCTTGCGTCGGTGGCCGTGTTTCTTGGACACCTGTATCCGGTTTTCTTCCGTTTCAAGGGCGGCAAGGGCGTGGCGACCGCGGCCGGCGTGCTGCTCGCAATCAATCCGATTCTCGGCGTCGCGACCCTGCTGACGTGGCTGATCGTGGCGTTCTTCACGCGCTACTCGTCGCTGGCGGCATTGGCGGCGGCGGTGTTCGCGCCGATCTTCGACGGCTTCCTGTTCGGGCCACACGTCATCGCGCTGGCGATCGTCGTGATGAGTTCGCTGCTGGTGTGGCGCCATCGCGGCAACATCGCCAAGCTGATGCGCGGGCAGGAAAGCCGCATCGGCGACAAGAAGAAGGCGGATGCGGCGGCGAGGGCGGCGGGTGGTAACGACGTTTGA
- a CDS encoding YajQ family cyclic di-GMP-binding protein, producing MPSFDVVCEANMIEVKNAIEQSNKEISTRFDFKGSDARVEHKENEITAYADDDFKLGQVKDVLLSKMAKRNVDVRFLDYGKIEKIGGDKVKQVIKIKKGVSGDLSKKIVRLVKDSKIKVQASIQGDAVRITGGKRDDLQSVIAMLRKDVTDTPLDFNNFRD from the coding sequence ATGCCATCGTTTGACGTCGTCTGCGAAGCGAACATGATCGAAGTCAAGAACGCGATCGAGCAGTCCAACAAGGAAATTTCAACGCGCTTCGACTTCAAAGGGTCGGACGCGCGCGTGGAACACAAAGAAAACGAAATCACGGCCTACGCGGACGACGATTTCAAACTCGGCCAGGTAAAAGACGTCCTGCTGTCGAAAATGGCCAAGCGCAACGTGGACGTGCGCTTCCTCGACTACGGCAAGATCGAGAAGATCGGCGGCGACAAGGTCAAGCAGGTCATCAAGATCAAGAAAGGCGTGTCGGGCGATCTGTCGAAGAAAATCGTGCGGCTCGTGAAGGACAGCAAGATCAAGGTTCAGGCAAGCATTCAGGGCGACGCGGTGCGCATCACCGGCGGCAAGCGCGACGATCTGCAAAGCGTGATCGCCATGCTGCGCAAGGACGTGACCGACACGCCGCTCGACTTCAACAACTTCCGCGATTGA
- the murB gene encoding UDP-N-acetylmuramate dehydrogenase, with the protein MSQSDSAEFTAGYPLKTHNTFGFDVRAQFACRIEREEQLMAAVRDPRAAGLPRLVLGGGSNVVLTGDFGGIVLLIALRGRRVVREDDDAWYVEAAGGEPWHEFVGWTLAQGLPGLENLALIPGTVGAAPIQNIGAYGLEMCERFASLRAVELATGDVIDMDAQACRFGYRDSFFKREGRDRFVITSVTFRLPKVWQPRAGYADLARELAGNGHADTPPTAQAIFDAVVAVRRAKLPDPLELGNAGSFFKNPVIEAAQFDALKAREPDVVSYAQPDGRVKLAAGWLIDRCGWKGRAMGAAAVHERQALVLVNRGGASGAEVLALAKAIQRDVLERFGVELEAEPVCL; encoded by the coding sequence ATGTCCCAATCCGATTCCGCCGAGTTCACTGCCGGCTATCCGTTGAAGACGCACAACACCTTCGGCTTCGATGTCCGTGCGCAGTTTGCGTGCCGCATCGAGCGCGAAGAGCAATTGATGGCCGCGGTGCGCGATCCGCGCGCAGCCGGCCTGCCGCGCCTGGTGCTGGGCGGCGGCAGCAATGTCGTGCTGACCGGCGACTTTGGCGGCATCGTGCTGCTGATCGCGTTGCGGGGTCGCCGCGTCGTGCGCGAGGACGATGACGCATGGTACGTCGAGGCGGCCGGTGGCGAGCCGTGGCATGAGTTCGTCGGCTGGACTTTGGCGCAAGGGCTGCCCGGGCTCGAAAACCTCGCGTTGATTCCGGGCACGGTGGGCGCGGCGCCGATTCAGAATATCGGCGCGTACGGGTTGGAGATGTGCGAGCGCTTCGCGTCGTTGCGCGCCGTGGAGCTGGCTACCGGTGACGTGATCGATATGGATGCGCAGGCGTGCCGCTTCGGCTATCGCGACAGTTTTTTCAAGCGGGAAGGGCGCGACCGTTTCGTGATTACGTCGGTGACGTTCCGTTTGCCGAAGGTGTGGCAGCCGCGTGCCGGGTACGCGGATCTCGCTCGCGAATTGGCCGGGAACGGCCATGCCGATACGCCGCCGACCGCGCAGGCGATTTTCGACGCGGTGGTGGCGGTGCGCCGCGCCAAGCTGCCCGATCCGCTGGAACTCGGCAATGCCGGCAGCTTCTTCAAGAATCCAGTAATCGAAGCGGCGCAGTTCGACGCGCTGAAGGCCAGGGAGCCGGACGTCGTGTCGTACGCTCAGCCGGATGGGCGGGTGAAACTCGCCGCGGGCTGGCTGATCGACCGATGCGGCTGGAAAGGCCGCGCAATGGGCGCGGCTGCGGTGCATGAGCGGCAGGCGCTGGTGCTGGTGAATCGCGGCGGCGCGAGCGGGGCGGAAGTGCTGGCGCTTGCGAAAGCGATTCAGCGCGATGTGCTGGAGCGGTTCGGGGTGGAGCTGGAGGCGGAGCCGGTTTGTTTGTGA
- a CDS encoding argininosuccinate synthase gives MSDIKKVVLAYSGGLDTSVILKWLQDNYDAEVVTFTADIGQGEELEPARKKALQLGIKQENIFIEDLREEFVRDFVFPMFRANTIYEGEYLLGTSIARPLIAKRQIEIARASGAQAVSHGATGKGNDQVRFELGYYALEPGIKVIAPWREWDLLSREKLLAYAEKAGIPIEMKHKQGGAPYSMDANLLHISFEGRHLEDPKAEAEADMWRWTVSPEQAPDQAEYLDIEYEHGDPVAINGKRLSAAEMLTELNRLGGKHGIGRLDLVENRYVGMKSRGCYETPGGTIMLKAHRGIESITLDREVAHLKDDLMARYASLIYNGYWWSPERRAIQVLIDHTQEKVNGWVRVKLYKGSVSVVARDSKETLFDKTIATFDDDGGAYNQADAGGFIKLNALRMRIAENARRQRG, from the coding sequence ATGAGCGATATCAAGAAAGTCGTGCTCGCCTATTCGGGCGGCCTCGACACCTCCGTCATCCTGAAGTGGTTGCAGGACAACTACGACGCCGAAGTCGTCACGTTCACGGCCGACATCGGCCAGGGCGAAGAGCTGGAACCGGCGCGCAAGAAAGCTCTGCAACTCGGCATCAAGCAGGAAAACATCTTTATCGAAGATCTGCGCGAAGAATTCGTGCGTGACTTCGTGTTCCCGATGTTCCGCGCCAACACGATCTATGAAGGCGAGTACCTGCTGGGCACGTCGATCGCGCGTCCGCTGATCGCCAAGCGTCAGATCGAAATCGCCCGCGCCAGCGGCGCACAGGCGGTTTCGCACGGCGCAACCGGCAAGGGCAACGACCAGGTTCGCTTCGAACTCGGTTACTACGCGCTGGAACCGGGCATCAAGGTGATCGCACCGTGGCGTGAATGGGACCTGCTGTCGCGCGAAAAGCTGCTCGCGTACGCGGAAAAGGCCGGCATTCCGATCGAAATGAAGCACAAGCAAGGCGGCGCGCCGTATTCGATGGACGCGAACCTGCTGCACATCTCGTTCGAAGGCCGTCACCTGGAAGACCCGAAGGCGGAAGCCGAAGCCGATATGTGGCGTTGGACCGTGTCGCCGGAACAGGCGCCGGACCAGGCTGAATACCTCGACATCGAATACGAGCACGGCGATCCGGTCGCGATCAACGGCAAGCGTCTGTCGGCCGCGGAAATGCTCACCGAGCTGAACCGTCTGGGCGGCAAGCACGGCATCGGCCGTCTGGATCTGGTGGAAAACCGTTACGTCGGCATGAAGTCGCGCGGCTGCTATGAAACGCCGGGCGGCACGATCATGCTGAAGGCGCACCGCGGCATCGAGTCGATCACGCTCGACCGTGAAGTGGCTCACCTGAAAGACGACCTGATGGCTCGTTATGCGTCGCTGATTTATAACGGCTACTGGTGGAGCCCGGAGCGCCGCGCGATTCAGGTGCTGATCGACCATACGCAAGAGAAGGTCAACGGCTGGGTGCGTGTGAAGCTGTACAAGGGCAGCGTGTCGGTGGTCGCGCGCGATTCGAAGGAAACGCTGTTCGACAAGACCATTGCAACGTTCGACGACGACGGCGGCGCTTATAACCAGGCCGACGCTGGCGGGTTCATCAAGCTGAACGCACTGCGTATGCGGATTGCGGAAAATGCACGCCGTCAGCGCGGCTGA
- the argF gene encoding ornithine carbamoyltransferase — MTAKKIRHYLQFKDFSLEDYEYVLERARILKRKFKNYETYHPLHDRTLAMIFEKNSTRTRLSFEAGIFQLGGHAVFMSTRDTQLGRGEPIEDAAQVISRMVDIIMIRTFGQDILQRFSENSRVPVINGLTNEYHPCQVLADIFTYFEHRGPIRGKTVAWVGDANNMLYTWIEAAQILGFKLRLSTPPGYKLDRAMVAAESAPFYEEFDDPNETCAGADLVTTDVWTSMGFEAENEARKKAFADWCVDADMMARANSDALFMHCLPAHRGEEVSAEVIDGPQSVVWDEAENRLHVQKALMEYLLLGKLNH, encoded by the coding sequence ATGACCGCCAAGAAAATTCGCCACTACCTGCAGTTCAAGGATTTCTCGCTGGAAGACTACGAGTACGTGCTGGAACGCGCGCGCATTCTGAAACGCAAATTCAAGAACTACGAGACTTACCATCCGCTGCACGATCGCACGCTGGCGATGATCTTCGAAAAAAATTCGACGCGCACGCGCCTGTCGTTCGAAGCCGGCATCTTCCAGTTGGGCGGCCACGCCGTTTTCATGAGCACGCGTGACACGCAGCTCGGCCGCGGCGAACCGATCGAAGACGCAGCGCAAGTGATCTCGCGCATGGTCGACATCATCATGATCCGCACGTTCGGCCAGGACATTCTCCAGCGCTTTTCCGAGAACTCGCGCGTGCCCGTGATCAACGGACTGACCAACGAATATCACCCGTGCCAAGTGCTGGCGGACATCTTCACGTACTTCGAGCATCGCGGGCCGATTCGCGGCAAGACGGTCGCGTGGGTGGGCGACGCCAACAACATGCTGTACACGTGGATCGAAGCCGCGCAGATTCTCGGCTTCAAGCTGCGCCTGTCCACGCCGCCGGGCTACAAGCTCGACCGCGCCATGGTCGCCGCCGAGAGCGCGCCGTTCTACGAAGAATTCGACGATCCGAACGAGACCTGCGCCGGCGCCGATCTAGTCACCACCGACGTCTGGACCAGCATGGGCTTCGAAGCCGAAAACGAAGCACGCAAGAAGGCCTTCGCCGACTGGTGCGTCGACGCCGACATGATGGCGCGCGCGAATTCGGATGCGCTCTTCATGCATTGCCTGCCCGCCCATCGCGGCGAAGAAGTCAGCGCGGAAGTGATCGACGGCCCGCAAAGCGTCGTGTGGGACGAGGCGGAAAATCGTCTGCATGTGCAAAAGGCTTTGATGGAATACCTGCTGCTCGGCAAGCTGAATCACTGA
- a CDS encoding DUF3579 domain-containing protein, producing MAEAAPTEYFIQGITSTGKKFRPSDWSERLAGVMACFGPGARRGPNAYMQYSLYVRPTMIGDLKCVILDSRLRDIEPMAFDFVLNFAKDNDLVVTEACELQLEHAAPQEKRHVI from the coding sequence ATGGCCGAAGCAGCTCCAACCGAATATTTCATTCAGGGCATCACGTCGACGGGAAAAAAGTTTCGGCCGAGCGACTGGTCGGAGCGGCTCGCGGGCGTCATGGCCTGCTTCGGCCCCGGCGCAAGGAGAGGGCCGAACGCCTATATGCAGTACTCGCTGTATGTCCGGCCGACCATGATCGGCGACCTCAAGTGCGTGATTCTCGATTCCCGTTTGCGTGACATCGAACCCATGGCTTTCGACTTCGTTCTCAACTTCGCGAAAGACAACGACCTCGTCGTGACGGAGGCGTGCGAGTTGCAACTCGAGCACGCCGCGCCGCAAGAGAAAAGGCACGTGATATAG
- the rpsT gene encoding 30S ribosomal protein S20: MANSAQARKRARQAAKANSHNSALRSKFRTAIKAVRKAIDAGDKAKAAEIFQASSKTIDIIADKNIVHKNKAARHKSRLAAAIKGLQAPAAQ, encoded by the coding sequence ATGGCTAACTCCGCACAAGCACGCAAGCGCGCCCGCCAGGCCGCCAAGGCAAACTCGCACAACTCGGCACTGCGCTCGAAGTTCCGCACGGCTATCAAGGCTGTCCGCAAGGCGATCGACGCCGGCGACAAGGCTAAGGCCGCTGAAATCTTCCAGGCATCGTCGAAGACCATCGACATCATTGCCGACAAGAACATCGTTCACAAGAACAAGGCTGCTCGCCATAAGAGCCGTCTCGCTGCAGCCATCAAGGGTCTGCAAGCGCCCGCAGCGCAGTAA
- the murJ gene encoding murein biosynthesis integral membrane protein MurJ, whose translation MNLFRALLTVSGFTLLSRVTGLARETLIARAFGASQYTDAFYVAFRIPNLLRRISAEGAFSQAFVPILAEFKNQQGHDATKALVDATSTVLAWALAVLSLIGVVGASGVVFIVASGLAHEGQAYALAVTMTRIMFPYIIFISLTSLASGVLNTYKNFSLPAFAPVLLNVAFIVAAVFVAPRMQTPVYALAWAVIAGGVLQFLVQLPGLKKIDMIPRIGLNPVKALAHRGVKRVLSKMVPAMFAVSVAQISLIINTNIASRIGPGAVSWINYADRLMEFPTALLGVALGTILLPSLSKAHVDADPHEYSSLLDWGLRVTFLLAAPSAVALFFFAQPLTATLFHYGKFDGNSVVMVARALSAYGVGLIGLILIKILAPGFYAKQDIKTPVKIGVGVLILTQLSNYLFVPIFAHAGLTLSVGLGACGNALLLFLGLRKRGIYTPSSGWLKFFVQLFGACLVLAGAMHWLAISFDWIGMHSRPVDRMVLLAACLVLFAALYFGMLWLMGFKYAYFKRRVK comes from the coding sequence ATGAATCTATTCCGAGCCCTGCTGACGGTCAGCGGCTTCACGCTGCTGTCGCGCGTGACCGGACTGGCCCGCGAAACGCTGATCGCACGCGCGTTCGGCGCCAGTCAATACACTGACGCGTTCTACGTCGCCTTCCGCATTCCGAACCTGCTGCGCCGCATCTCCGCCGAAGGCGCGTTCTCCCAGGCCTTCGTGCCGATCCTCGCCGAGTTCAAGAACCAGCAAGGCCACGACGCCACCAAGGCACTGGTCGACGCCACGTCGACGGTGCTCGCCTGGGCGCTCGCGGTCCTCTCGCTGATCGGCGTGGTGGGCGCGTCGGGCGTGGTGTTCATCGTCGCCTCGGGTCTTGCGCACGAAGGTCAGGCGTACGCCCTCGCAGTCACCATGACGCGCATCATGTTCCCGTACATCATTTTCATTTCGCTGACGTCGCTGGCGTCGGGCGTGCTGAATACGTACAAGAACTTTTCGCTGCCCGCGTTCGCGCCGGTCCTGCTGAACGTCGCGTTCATCGTCGCCGCGGTGTTCGTCGCGCCGCGTATGCAGACGCCGGTCTATGCGCTGGCGTGGGCAGTGATCGCCGGCGGCGTGCTGCAATTCCTCGTGCAACTGCCGGGTCTGAAGAAGATCGACATGATCCCGCGCATCGGCCTGAACCCGGTGAAGGCGCTCGCGCATCGCGGCGTCAAGCGCGTGCTGTCCAAGATGGTGCCCGCGATGTTCGCCGTCTCGGTCGCGCAGATCAGCCTGATCATCAACACGAATATCGCCTCGCGCATCGGTCCGGGCGCCGTGTCGTGGATCAACTACGCCGACCGGCTGATGGAGTTCCCGACCGCGCTGCTGGGCGTCGCGCTCGGCACGATCCTGCTGCCGAGCCTCTCCAAGGCGCACGTCGATGCCGACCCGCACGAATATTCGTCGCTGCTCGATTGGGGCTTGCGCGTGACTTTCCTGCTGGCCGCGCCGAGCGCCGTCGCGCTGTTCTTCTTCGCGCAGCCGTTGACCGCCACGCTGTTCCATTACGGTAAGTTCGACGGCAATTCGGTGGTGATGGTTGCGCGCGCTTTGTCGGCGTACGGGGTCGGCCTGATCGGCCTGATTCTCATCAAGATCCTCGCGCCGGGTTTCTACGCGAAGCAGGACATCAAGACGCCGGTGAAGATCGGCGTCGGCGTGCTGATTCTCACGCAGCTGAGCAACTATCTGTTCGTGCCGATTTTCGCGCATGCGGGTTTGACGCTGAGTGTCGGGCTCGGCGCTTGCGGCAATGCGCTGCTGCTGTTTCTCGGTCTGCGCAAGCGCGGCATCTATACGCCGTCGAGCGGCTGGCTCAAATTCTTCGTGCAGTTGTTCGGCGCCTGTCTCGTGCTGGCCGGGGCGATGCATTGGCTGGCCATCAGCTTCGACTGGATCGGCATGCATAGCCGGCCGGTCGACCGCATGGTGTTGCTCGCAGCGTGCCTCGTTCTGTTCGCCGCGCTATATTTCGGTATGCTTTGGCTGATGGGCTTCAAGTACGCGTATTTCAAAAGGCGAGTGAAGTGA
- a CDS encoding SirB1 family protein gives MTRVLDYFSTLVAEDESLPLTEAALSLAQDAYPDLDLQGTLAEIDELVVRLQRRMPDDADIKQKVGILNRFFFRELGFASNLNDYYDPDNSHLNAVLKRRRGIPISLAVLYLEMAEQIGVPARGVSFPGHFLLRVTTPDGDVMLDPTSGHSLSESEMVEMLEPYVASAGESVSRALRMLLQPATRREIIARMLRNLKSTYLQTERWQRLLAVQQRLVILLPDSIEEVRDRGFAYARLDYLRPALEDLERYLGDRPDAEDATVVESQLHELRQRTQHDDRE, from the coding sequence ATGACGCGAGTTCTCGACTATTTCAGCACGCTCGTCGCCGAAGATGAGAGTCTTCCGCTGACCGAGGCGGCGCTCTCGCTCGCGCAGGACGCCTATCCCGATCTCGATCTGCAAGGCACGCTCGCCGAGATCGACGAACTGGTGGTGCGGCTGCAGCGACGCATGCCGGACGACGCCGACATCAAGCAGAAAGTCGGCATTCTGAACCGGTTCTTCTTTCGCGAGCTGGGCTTCGCCAGCAATCTCAACGACTATTACGACCCCGACAACAGCCATTTGAATGCGGTGCTCAAGCGTCGCCGCGGCATTCCGATTTCGCTGGCGGTGCTGTATCTGGAAATGGCCGAACAGATCGGCGTTCCGGCGCGCGGCGTGTCGTTTCCCGGCCACTTCCTTTTGCGCGTGACGACACCGGATGGCGACGTCATGCTTGATCCGACCAGCGGACACTCGCTGTCCGAATCGGAGATGGTGGAGATGCTGGAGCCGTATGTGGCGTCCGCGGGCGAATCGGTGAGCAGGGCGCTGCGCATGCTCCTGCAACCGGCCACGCGCCGCGAGATCATCGCCCGCATGCTGCGCAATCTGAAGTCAACGTATCTTCAGACGGAACGCTGGCAACGTCTGCTCGCAGTGCAGCAGCGTCTCGTGATTCTGCTGCCGGACAGTATCGAGGAAGTGCGCGATCGCGGCTTCGCTTATGCGCGGCTCGATTATCTGCGTCCCGCTCTCGAAGATCTCGAGCGCTATCTCGGTGACCGGCCCGATGCCGAAGATGCGACCGTGGTGGAGTCGCAATTGCACGAATTGCGTCAACGCACCCAGCACGACGATCGCGAGTAG
- a CDS encoding 3-hydroxyacyl-CoA dehydrogenase, translated as MEIRDNVFLITGGASGLGAATARLFVENGGKVVLADLNVDAGEALAKELGGVFVKCDVSREDDATQAVEAATKLGTLRGLVNCAGVAPAVKTVGKDGPHPLDSFARAISINLIGTFNMIRLAAAAMSKNEPNANGERGVIVNTASVAAYDGQIGQAAYAASKAGVVGMTLPIARDLSRNAIRVMTIAPGIFETPMLLGMPQEVQDALGAMVPFPPRLGKPAEYAMLAKQIFDNPMLNGEVIRLDGAIRMQPK; from the coding sequence ATGGAAATTCGTGACAACGTTTTTCTGATCACCGGCGGTGCATCGGGTCTGGGCGCCGCCACGGCGCGCCTGTTCGTCGAAAACGGCGGCAAGGTCGTGCTCGCCGACCTGAACGTGGATGCGGGCGAGGCGCTTGCCAAGGAGCTCGGCGGCGTCTTCGTCAAATGCGATGTGAGCCGCGAAGACGACGCGACGCAAGCCGTCGAAGCCGCCACGAAGCTCGGCACGCTGCGCGGCCTCGTCAATTGCGCGGGCGTCGCGCCGGCCGTCAAAACGGTGGGCAAGGACGGCCCGCATCCGCTCGACTCGTTCGCGCGCGCCATCTCGATCAATCTGATCGGCACCTTCAACATGATCCGGCTCGCCGCCGCGGCCATGTCGAAGAACGAGCCGAATGCGAATGGCGAGCGCGGCGTGATCGTCAACACGGCGTCGGTGGCCGCGTACGACGGCCAGATCGGCCAGGCGGCTTATGCGGCGTCCAAGGCCGGCGTGGTCGGCATGACGCTGCCCATCGCACGCGACCTGTCGCGCAACGCGATCCGCGTGATGACGATTGCACCGGGCATTTTCGAAACGCCCATGCTGCTCGGCATGCCGCAGGAAGTGCAAGATGCTCTCGGCGCGATGGTGCCGTTCCCGCCGCGTCTCGGCAAACCGGCCGAGTACGCGATGCTGGCCAAGCAGATCTTCGACAATCCGATGCTCAACGGCGAAGTGATTCGTCTGGACGGCGCGATTCGGATGCAGCCGAAGTAA
- the adk gene encoding adenylate kinase, whose protein sequence is MRLILLGAPGAGKGTQANFIKEKFGIPQISTGDMLRAAVKAGTPLGLEAKRFMDAGELVTDELIINLVKERLQQPDCANGYLFDGFPRTIPQAEAMKQAGVPIDYVLEIDVPFDEIIVRMSGRRSHAASGRTYHVKFNPPKVEGVDDVTGEPLIQREDDKEETVKKRLEVYEAQTKPLIEYYNSWAQNGDSSTSLKAPQYRRISGLGSVDEIRDRAFEALK, encoded by the coding sequence ATGCGTTTGATCCTTTTGGGTGCGCCCGGCGCGGGCAAGGGCACTCAGGCAAACTTCATCAAGGAAAAGTTCGGTATTCCGCAAATTTCCACCGGCGACATGCTGCGTGCGGCCGTCAAGGCAGGTACGCCGCTCGGCCTCGAAGCCAAGCGCTTCATGGATGCCGGCGAACTGGTTACGGACGAGTTGATCATCAACCTGGTGAAAGAGCGTCTGCAGCAGCCGGACTGCGCGAACGGCTATCTGTTCGACGGTTTTCCGCGCACCATTCCGCAAGCTGAAGCCATGAAGCAGGCCGGCGTTCCGATCGATTACGTGCTGGAAATCGACGTGCCGTTCGACGAGATCATCGTGCGCATGAGCGGGCGCCGCTCGCACGCCGCATCGGGCCGTACGTATCACGTCAAGTTCAATCCGCCGAAGGTCGAAGGCGTGGACGACGTGACCGGCGAACCGCTGATCCAGCGCGAAGACGACAAGGAAGAAACCGTCAAGAAGCGTCTGGAAGTGTACGAGGCGCAAACCAAGCCGCTGATCGAGTACTACAACAGCTGGGCGCAGAACGGCGATTCGTCGACTTCGTTGAAAGCACCGCAGTATCGCCGCATTTCGGGCCTCGGCAGCGTCGACGAAATTCGTGACCGCGCGTTCGAGGCGTTGAAATAA
- the kdsB gene encoding 3-deoxy-manno-octulosonate cytidylyltransferase yields MTHANITTPPFIAVVPARLASTRLPNKPLADIGGKPMVVRVAERARESGAQQVLVASDAQAVLDAARDHGFEAVLTRADHPSGTDRLAEVAAQFGWSDDTIVVNVQGDEPLIDPALVCGVASHLAASHGCAIATAAHPITDPAEIFNPNVVKVVLDARGVALYFSRAPIPWARDAYQPHWPDVASMPAPPAPAVVHRHIGLYAYRAQFLRTYPSLAISPIEQIEALEQLRAMWHGERIAVLVTHDVPLPGVDTPADLARVQALFGS; encoded by the coding sequence TCGCCTCGACGCGTCTGCCGAACAAGCCGCTCGCCGACATCGGCGGCAAGCCGATGGTGGTGCGGGTCGCCGAACGCGCGCGCGAATCGGGCGCGCAACAGGTGCTGGTCGCCTCGGACGCGCAAGCGGTGCTCGACGCCGCCCGCGACCACGGCTTCGAAGCGGTGTTGACGCGCGCGGACCATCCGTCCGGCACGGACCGTCTCGCGGAAGTCGCGGCGCAGTTCGGCTGGAGCGACGACACGATCGTGGTCAACGTGCAGGGCGACGAACCGCTGATCGATCCGGCGCTCGTGTGCGGCGTTGCGTCGCACCTCGCGGCAAGCCACGGCTGCGCGATCGCCACCGCCGCGCACCCGATCACCGATCCCGCCGAAATTTTCAACCCGAACGTCGTCAAGGTCGTGCTCGACGCGCGCGGCGTCGCGCTGTACTTTTCGCGCGCGCCGATTCCATGGGCTCGCGACGCCTATCAGCCACACTGGCCCGACGTCGCATCGATGCCCGCGCCGCCCGCACCCGCGGTGGTTCATCGGCATATCGGCCTGTACGCGTATCGCGCGCAATTTCTGCGCACTTACCCGAGCCTCGCGATCTCGCCGATCGAACAGATCGAAGCTCTCGAACAACTGCGCGCGATGTGGCACGGCGAGCGCATCGCGGTGCTCGTCACGCACGACGTGCCGCTGCCGGGCGTCGACACGCCCGCCGATCTCGCGCGCGTGCAGGCTTTATTCGGGTCTTGA